A segment of the Manihot esculenta cultivar AM560-2 chromosome 13, M.esculenta_v8, whole genome shotgun sequence genome:
TAATTTGACTAATCATGTCATTCAATTTTtacagaaagaaaaaggaaattattGCAAAACGCAACAAGTATGGATAATCATCTGTGACTTTATTTGCTCCTCTCCCTCATCTAATCTACACAATTAAATAAGTGATATGATGTAATACAATATGTCTAGCAACCATACATAGTTGTATCCATTGACTTTTAGCCATCAACTATCAACTACTGCTAGTGAGCAGCCTCATTATGTTTGCTCTTCTTCTGATAGTTTTCTTCAGTCGACCAGTTCAAATATCTCTCAATTTTAGAAGATATGATTCTTTGGATGTATGTTACTGTTGTCTAGTAAATTACCTTTTGAGAAAATGAAAGCTTGGCTCTTGATGGTGTATGATCAGAAACATTGGTGAATTATTCAGTCTTATGTATAATGACTTGGTACATGTAGACTAATTGACATCATTTATTTTTGAAAGACTCTAGAAAAAGCGAAAGCAACTTCTTTGTAAGTGTGGAGTGGCATAAAGCATCATGTTTTTTGCTTCACTGACTTGTAAATATGAAAAGCTATCTCATTGGACTTTCTAATATATGTACATGATTGGATCTTTGTTTGCCAAGCAGGGTTTGCATTCTTGTGTTTGGACTTCTCCTGCCAATCTTTTAGGCATCTATTGATTTAGAACAACTTAATCATATGCTTTCATTCTAGGAGTGATAATAAAGTTATGATAATGTTAAGCTTTCTGCAAAATAGGAAGGTAAAGGGATTCaatctttttcattttcccTTTTCTAGTTTGGTTATGGTTTATGTAAACTATTGAAAGGAATAATTACACTAAACCATGCTTGTGATATGTATTAGTATCGGACTATGTAAGAGCGTGCATGCTACGCATGTCCATCcatgtttctttttcttatgaGCACATGTATGTAGCGCATAAGTACGACTTTGTGTGCCTCATAGACTTTGTGTGCCTGCTACTTTTGTCTCTGAATTTGTGATCTATTATGAATGCATCTTTGAAAcattatatgaaattttattttggaTGTCCACCTGTCTAACAGTAGTGATTTAGGACTCAGGTGTCTTTAATCAGTTGTACGTGTCTTATTACTAAGTGTTTGGTGCATGTTAAACAGATGAAGATGGCCCAAATGCAGCATTCTTCATCTCAACAGCCAGGCCAATTGCAGCAGCAACAGGTTGTCCTTATGCATGATGAGTTTCAATAGCTAACTTTATGAGCTAATCAATGAACAATCAACTGTAGTACAATCTGCACAACAATTATGTCcctttcaactagaataaatgCAAAAAATTTATTGTCCTAACAACACTCTAGTGGCTGGCTGCAGGGTAACAGGAAAAGGAAGCAGCACTCTTCATCTGGAGCTGCTAACAGCACTGGTACAGGGAATACTGTGGGTCCTTCACCCAATTCTCCTCCATCAACTCATACCCCTGGTGATGGAATAACAACAGCAAGCAGTTTGCAGCATGTTAACAGTGTGTCGAAAGGCTTGATGATGTATGGTCCAGAGGGGACGGGAGGTCTTGCATCATCTTCCAACATGCTGGTATACTTGTTTTACTTATCCCGATAGAGAAATAAGCAACTAAGTGAACATATCATATAGCAGGCACATCTGTAACATTATTGCATTTATGAATTATGAGATGCTTTCTCTAGTTCTCAAAACTTATCACGAATGACATGCCATGTTCTAAGATATTCTAATGTGTCCCTgccaatatattaaaaaaaaaacagatttGTTTCCAAACCAACTGCATTTTGGATGCCTTAGTGTAGAAGTTATATAAAAAATCAGATAGACTATTTTCAAGGAGATCATATTGTTATATGCAGGAAGACATGGACTGCTTTGGAGATATTGCTAGTCTGGATGATAATGTGGAACAGTTTCTTCCACATGATGGAGGAGATGGAAGCAATTTATATGGAACATTAAAGCAAAGTTCCACCGAGCACCAAAAAGAATCTACTAAAGGTATTCCCCTGTGGCATCATTCTATTCTGCCTGTACAGAGTTGGAACGGTTGTTACAGTTCTACTTGAGCCACAACTAAATTCTTGATCATAGGTTTTACTTTTGGTGAGGTTGGTTGCATACGGACAAGGAATAGCAAGGTCACTTGCTGTCATTTTTCTTCAGACGGAAAGTTGCTAGCCAGTGCCGGGCATGACAAGAAGGTATGCTGTATAATGCTATATGTGATGAAAACATATTTGAGAAAAATATCCAGCATGATAATAGGTTATTTCACTTATTATGCATAATAATTATATCTTTATGAAAAATGAAGTGTGGATCGAAAGTTGAAATCCCAAGATCAGAGGCAAATTAGCTGGCAGTCCCTCCTgctattaaattaaaagatcaCAACTTATGGAATGCTGTGCTAAGGCACTGTGGGGTTCTTTGTGCTTATGTTTCTGACGGCAGAATCTCCTTTTCTAATCTTATATTATCAACTGTAATGTGTCCTCTAGCATGGTAATACATGTGTGAGCTATCAATTATGATCCTCAGTTACTTTGTTAGAAAATTAGCAGAAAAACATAGAAGTTGTTTAATACCTAGAAATCGGAATATGAGATTTAAAGATTACACAAATTACTTTTTTgctacaataaaaaaaaacttttttgcTTGATGCATTAGGTTGTCCTGTGGAACATGGATACCCTACAAACGGAGAACACCCCTGAAGAGCACAAACTAGTTATTACAGATGTTCGTTTTAGGCCAAATTCATCTCAGTTGGCCACAGCATCAGTTGATAAATCTGTGTGGCTATGGGATGCAGCCAATGTGAGTATCTTTCCTTGTCATAAACCCAGTTTATTGCTGAATCCTTTAGGTGCGGGCATGGCATTGATGATAGTTTTAATTGCAACACCTTAAGTAGCATTTAGAATCTTAGATACTTTGTTTTGCTCACTATACACTCAGTTTCTGCCAATCATTTGTAATCCTTGCCATAAGTTGTCATGCATCTCTGTTCCTCGTACAATGGTTtactcttgttttttttttttgtttttttgcagCCAAGCTATTCCCTGCATGCACACACAGGGCCCACGCCTGTCATGTCCCTCGACTTCCACCCTAAGAAAACTGATCTTTTCTGTTTTAGTGACAATGACAATGAAATCCGCTACTTTAATATTAATCCATTTGCATGCACTCGTGTTTCTAAGGTTCGTTCGCTCATTTTACCTATCACATCTAGTGTTAGAAAGCTACAAGACATCATTGTTCTGTTTCAATCTTCTGCTCAGGGAGGCACAGCTCAAGTGAGATTTCAACCAAGAATTGGACATCTACTGGCAGCAGCATCAGATAAAGTAGTTTCCATCTTTGACGTTGAAACTGATAGACAAACATTTACATTCCAGGTATTGCATTTCAAATTGACTGTTTGTTGTCTGTGATTCTGGGCTGAGCTCAAGCAATATATACCCTGTTGCTGATTGAATAATGAAATGTTTGAAGGGTAGCTTTCAGAAATTCCCTCTTTATGTGCTAATGTTTATTATTCGTTTCCCATCTTACTAGCAGGGACATTCTGAAATGGTAAACTACATATGCTGGGATGCAAATGGAGATATTCTGGCATCTGTTAGTCAGAACTTGGTGAAGATTTGGTCTTTGGCGTCAGGGGAGTGCATTCAGGAGTTTGGTTCCAGTGGAAACCAGTATCATTCATGTGTTTTCCATCCAAGCTATTCAACTCTCCTGGTGATTGGAGGAATTTCGGTAGGTCCTCTCTTAGATAATAAACATGAATAGGCTATCTTCTATAATGACTTGCCAGACACACTATTACAATAGGAGGCAGCATGATGATTTTCTTTCATGGCTTACACATAGGCTTGTGATATTTGTCGAATCTAGTATAAGGTGTCGATATTTATTGATATTTCTATACATCAGCAAGGCTAATGATGGACTTCCTGAACGTCTCATGGAAATGGGTCGTTTGTACATGTCCTTCAGTCCATAACATTTATCAATATTTCTACACATGATATATCATGCAACTACCATAACGCGGTGGCTTTCATAAATAGTGAATATATTTCTAACTATTCTATTTTATGTCTTGAAAAAAAATGTGGTTGCAGTCATTGGAGCTATGGAACATGGCAGAGAATAAGAGTATGACAATTTCAGCCCATGACAACATTATCTCGGCCTTGGCACAGTCACCTGTGAATGGAATGGTAGCTTCCGCAAGTCATGACACATCTGTTAAGCTGTGGAAATAATTCCAGATGTTAGTTTTGCAGAAGTCAGTTGGGTTTCATGCAATGGCATGGTTGCTCGCTTGTTAGATCActtatgcaattttttttttttttacaatatttatccCACATGTGTAATTTGTAtcacttctttttcttcttttaaaaaaaattgtgattCTATTTGGGTCAAGATTATGAAAATCTAGAAGCAAAAGGAGCAGTTTGATTGGCGGAAGACCGAGTGGTAGATTGCTAATTGGCTCTACATCACATGTACCCAATTGTGATCTTGTTATTGTTCGAGTttctcatttctttttttttttttctttttttaataattattattttttaagagaTTTGTACTGTTTGAGCCTGCATGGTACAGAGAAGAAAAATAAGGTAAGTAAAGCAAGGGAATAACAGAAAATATAAGGTATGACTAATTAATCTCACTTTTTTCGAGAATTacgaaaaataaaatgaaaagaaaataaatacatGATATGATTGATTGGTCTCTTTTTCCTGCAGAAAATGATTTAAACATAATACTATCAAATCAATTGGATCCctatttttaagttttatttatttatttacttgaaatttGACGGATTCCTCGTTGAAATGATGGGCCATGGGTGCAATTCGAGTGTTAATGTGATGACTGAAATTGGTTGAAAGCATGGGTAGACCAAACTGAATTGTTTtgttttactttcagtttaattCGATTAATATCTCAAAATTGATTTGGTTCAATTGCTCATAATATAGAATGTAGTTTTTTTCACTTTACGTTTGGTTTAGAACCGAACAGGCACATTGCAAACCCATACTAAGAGCAGGCATTAAATACTGATTCCATTTTTCCAGCACTGCACCCACTCCTCTTCTAACAGGTCGGTTTCTTTGGGACATTATGCCGAATACCTCTTCCATCGTCCCTTTCTTCTCCTCACATCCTGTGAGTCCATGATTTATGCTGTACAGAACCACCCCTGTTCAACTAACCATACGCGAGCACTAGTCTTGACAGTATCACGTCTCCCCTCcccacttttcttttttctttatttatctttatattttatggACTGGAAACCGTGGGAGATCCAGAAATTTACGTTAGaaccaattttattttaaataaattattatttaatcattatagtattaaaaaatttattatttgatattattaaaaCGTCTCAATTAATTAGTCCACCCtctaattttaatcattaaatattataaaaactcAGAATGTGCTATATAAGAGGaaataatatcattaaattCAGGTATTATGAAATGATTTAGTCCAAGTTAGACTAATGCATACACCCATGCTTCAATTTAAAGCTAAGAGGGAGCAATCTCATGGGGTTGAGGTTCCAAACTTGCTGCTTGCTTTGTTTCTGCCATTTCAACTTCAAATGCACCAGAATCTGAAGATATTTCCTTCTCCATTGCTATCCTTTTGATTTTTGCTACTCGTATGGCCTGCAACTCGTATCTGATAAACAACCCAAGAACAAAGATATCATATTTTGTACATGAAAGTGCAAATTAATATATGCATGCATCATCACACCCGTGTGAGGGAGAAATAGGCAAAATACCATAACTTATCCAACTGAAAGAACAGGCAACAACCATCAATCTCCCGTTAGTCGGAGATTAAGCTCACAGCATTTATGAGATTATGAGATTAAGCAATTGCTTAGTGTTAACTACCAATTGCCGTTATGATATAGGGATATATgaagagtaaaataaaaaatacaaaagcTTGACCATATTTAAGGTTAATCTGGAGCCCATGCACATACAAGGAAAAtttcaaaaagaataaaaaagaaacaaaataagTAAAGAGTTGGCATATATGTCTAACCTCAAAACTAAACTTAGTACCAAGCATTTTCAGCTATGGCTTGCATTGGGAGTCATAGGAGATAGGACAAGGAAAAGAGGCAATAAGACATATTTTCTCCAGAGATGTTATCTCAGTTAAAGATTTTCTTAAGTATTTATCTGAAAACAGAAGATTTGATTCAGGGCCAGAGATAAAAAGATAAACTGTTTGCAAAATAGTGCAGGAACTATAGTATATCAATTGAACCTATCCTATTTGTTGTTATGACTTATAAGCAATGGTGTTAGACTTTCTAAACAGACATATTCATTCCTCCCTAATTGCTCATTACTTGAAAGATCATGGTGAAACAGCACTAACTATGAGATCCAATTAAAAGAGTCTTacttgagagaaaagaagttgCATATATGAAGAAAGCTCAGATTTATACTGAACTGATTCTGCTCTAGTGGAGTCAGTAGCACACTTTATATTGAATAATTAGCTTTCAAGTCATGCAACTGCACTATGAGGTCCAATTAAAAGAGTTCTACTTGAGGGAGAAGCAGTTGCATGTATAAACAAAGCTGAGATTTCTGCTGGACTGATTCTGCTCTAATGGATTCTAGAGCACACTTCGTACTGAATCATTCCCTTTCAAGTTCTGCAACGCGTTGATACCTAGACTGCCAATAAAATTGAGATGCTAAGAACCCATGACCGAAGAATAGACATTCTGGTCCTGCAACAAGGATTTGGACTACTGGAAAAAAGTTCTATCCTTTGAGAAAAGTTGCTTCAGAACTCTGCTGGAGAATGACTATTACCCTGGATGGATCATATACAGCCAGTCTCAAGTCCAGATAAAATAGAAGGGTGGTAATAGGTGACAACTTAACAGATGTAGCCCTAAATTTAGTAGAATTCTTTGCTATATAATAAGAGGTGCATGGAGTCCAAGTAAAGGATTTTTGTCTTCAATGGAGGAAAAAGCACATACAGTACAAAAGCTTAGGACAAAAACTTAGTTGAGTTGAGCCTCAAAGGTTTCTGCTAGCTCACCAATCTTTTCTTCCTATGCACAAAATGTCCATATATCCTAGTGTTGTGCTCATTTACATGGTATGCATTCCATTCAAGTTCCACTAATGAATGTCTAGAATTTAGAAAACCTATGCACTAAACGAGCATGGAAATCTAAATTTGAAAAGTTGAAACACTTTTCCTTTACAGCTTTCCATGTATAAATTTCTCCAGTATTGTAAAATAGATATGGTATATGTAACTATTATTTCTGTAAACCTGTATGTCAATCAGCAGTTCAGTTAAAAAGAGTTAAATGGCCCCAAAAACCATAGCCCCTTGTAACAAAGAATGCTGGCAATAGAGAACAAATGCGTATATTGTTTTCGAGCCACAACTTTTTTAATGAAGGGAAAGTGAGTCCAGATTATTTTAAGTTGTTGTTAAGACTTTAGACTGTGGTGAAAATGTATGCATCAGTAATAGAGAACCAACTTTGTTAAAACATAACGATACATGCATATTGTCTTCCCATCAGGTCAATCCATGTCCACTTGAACAACATGGTCCAAGTATAGTTTCCAACTCATAAGATAACCATGAAAATTCAAGATACAACTACGGCAATAAATTTCAAACAAGTATGATTACACCACTGAAAACTTGCACAACTTACTCAGCTACATAGCTCTTGACAAGTGCAAAATATATCCTCCAAAAGTCTCGTTCCTTCAAGTGGCGAGGGCAAAGCCTAAATCTAAGTTGTGAAAGTTCCTGGAGAGAAAAGTAGGGGTATAGTAGAAGAAAATCAGTTAAATGCAGAATCACTTCAGGCAGCAATTTTCACTTTATGGCAAATTAATAAAAACTGCCATGCCTACATGTAAAACTAAGGGATAAAGTAGCAATTTACCCCTGTCATCAACAGGCAAATCACCCCAAAATCAATTTTGTGTGCAATTAAGTCTAAAATTTTTGACAAATACCCAAAAAATTACACACACCGAGTTCAGTCATAATTATGACATAATTACCAACAACATGGCACTGGCTGCATCACCTTGATACAATCAAGAAATAAGCTTCTATAACTACCCTTTTAGTGGTTAAAAAAATTCTCCAATAGAATAAACTACAAGCTAATTCCTAAATACTACCCTTTGTTTGAATTTAGTTGTATAGGAGAAATCAACAGAAATTAAGGAGGAGAAAtgaagagaagagaaaagaatatagatttttttcttattatttggaTAGATTTTTAGAAAAGAAGAGAAGTATAATTtctctcttaaaaaaaaaagatgaaaaatgaCTATTGTACCTTTACAATTTTAAAAAGATAACCTTTAAAGAATTTTCAGACAAATAACCTGACCATCTTTCCATTTCCCATCATTTCCCACCAAATTggtggaaaatattttcggttcatttcaagggattgaaaaatataatttctcttattttctcctcttttctctcttttattgGTAGTCCAAACAGGAgaatttaaagaattaaatttcttttcttttctccctaATTCCCTCAATCCAAACAAAGCGTAAGGGATTCACAATTCCACACAAATTGCTAAAAAAAGAAGCAAGAAATAgcagaaaaaagaaattaaaacctTGACTTTGGAAAGAACAAGAGTAGCGTGTCGCTCCTGCCACTGAGAGAGATCCTTTCGAATATTGGCCGATGTAGTTTCAGTAGCAGCAAGAATTTCATCGCTAAAAGTGACAGTTCCATCAGTACCATCTTCTTCAGCTAAAAAGATTCATTCAAAAAACACAACAGAATTAGAAGAAAGAATTTAACATTTTGAAGCTCTtcgtaagaagaagaagattgcAAAAGAGTGTCACCCTGAAGTGGGAAATTCTTGAAAGTGTCCAGTGTGAAGGATTTGACATGATTGATTAATTGAGAAGTGACTCCAAGCAGCTCTTCTTCATCTTCATGTGTGttttgctgctgctgctgattTGGGCTTTTGGCGTTTTTAGCAGTGCGTCGAAACCATGAAGACCAGTCCATGGCATTGTTAGGAAATTGAAGTTGAAAATTGCCACATTTTCAATCTTCCCTCAATTAGGGCTTTTCTTAATTCTGTTAGATTTTAATAATAAGAAGATCACTATTACCTAGTATAGCCGGTTCACGGATGCAAGATAAAAGatacattattatttaatttttatattataaaaatagatataaattaattttataattttaaaaaaatatattgaaaagtttttaaaatgtctgttaatttattttttttattaattttaataattaagtgttataaaataaagtttattttagtaattaaatGTTACAAAATAAAGTTTAGAATACTTTTGGTGTGAAaagattatttataaaattgataaattaattaaaattaaataataaaaataaattattttattaaaaaatattttttataaaataatatttttaaatataaattatttttcggaAGTCTTAGTCTATATCAATATTAACTTCTCTAACTATGATATTTGGGCTTAGTCTAAGTATTTTGGCCAACTGTTGCTGGGCTCTGTTTATTCCTTTAACATGTTGCAGAAAATATAAGGAGATTTTCAGCACTAGGCCCATGTTCGGCTTCGCCATAAACATTCTCGTTTATAAGTTGtccatttaaaaatatatatatattaaaattattgtattaaTCAACTAAGTataaaattagttttggatttaCAGATTTAATCTGATGGTAAGTATatctgagtaaatttgagaaatttcatATTCTACTCTCCcacatttaagaaaaatatatatatatatatatatatatagataaaattagatttaaaaataaataaataaataaaattttcaataactaGATTAATTTTAATCCATCCGACAATAACATAATTCAAATTGAgtataaaaaaagagaaatttactatttaatcattgagtattgctattattaataaataagtctttatatttttaaaaatctattaaaacgtccttatttttTATCTCAGTCAATGAAATAgactttctattttcttttttattaaaaataaataaaagatgagagaaaaaatttttaaaatttaattttaccctaaataaaatctcttatttagtacttagatattgttattattaataagtcagtccttatatttttaaaaatttattaaaacgttcttattttttctcatgtctattaaaatattttttccgtcaacgaaatagtctatcctcctcctctttctcctcctccgaaaaaaagacaaaaaaaaagaagatgatgaaagagaagaagaataataaaaagaaaaatcgaaaaaaaatcaaagaagaagaagaaaaaaaaagaaccaaattagaagaagaaaatgaggaagaATCGATGAAAAAAAATGAGGAAAAGATTgagataatttagttttttgatatatttttaatggtataACTAGGtgaaagaaatattttattgatgaaaagaaaaaataaaaatattttaataatttttttaaaatataaagattgacttaataataataataataatattcaataattaaggtataaattttcttataaaaaatgaTTAGACATATCTAAAActaattgaaatcaaatagaaaTATTTCTTTTGTTTAAATTAGACCGTATCAGAACTCAAtccaaatagaaaataatatctTAAGGTTatgcaattcaattttaatCCAATCAATGAGATGCTTATGGCTctatttatcataaaaaaaattaatttaattaattttttaatatcaagaattcaattttttttaattttataaaataaaaaatatataaataacatgtaattatatcataattcatttaaattatactcgtgttattcattatttttctttttttatcaattttaaaaattaataggatattaattaatatactaaTTACTTAAATTTCAAATGAATAGCTGAGTTTCTTTTTTCACTCTTTATAAAGTAATGGATCATTcgataattactaattaataatttatagggttttattttttttttttttgaaatagggggttgGGAGAGTAGAATCTCAGACCTCTCAGGTCtatcaggatgcactttccaccaggttaAGTCTCGGAATGCAATTTATAGGGTTTTATTGAAATtgaatagttatatttttaattattctcaTAAATTATATGGTCTAAATACGTTATAGAAATTAAGAGGTAATAATTTTGAGATTGCAGTAATTTAATAatcatgattttaaaatttattgaaattaaataattatattttaaaattataaaaatcaattaaaatcaaagtatttttatcatttcatatattattaataatttaaataactgcaaaattaaataatgtaaaaaaataagaaaaaaattgctACGTTAGCCTGTATGAAATTttgcaaaaaagaaaattgtcgaaagaaaaaaaaaatattaattcaaaTAGAGAAATAAGTTTTTGCTATATCGTTACGTCATTAGttagcaataatttaaaaaaaaagtgagaaaaaatacagaaaatacaaaataatttttattctattgttttcttcttttctttaaaaagttttttttttttttttttttttttgttattttatcctAGTTTGGGACAAGATGCCGTTATGAATGAATGCGTTGTCCGAAAATAATGAGAGCGCATGCAAATGGACATGATGGGTTGATGGGAGTTTGTTCATTCGCCCACCGCCACTGCTCCATCTCTCCATGTGAGGTCACTACTTGACACGTGTCTTCCTGCTGTTACCTTGTCTCTATTCAACATTTTctgccttttatttttttaaattattatttaatttttataatataaaaaaacattattaattatttaatttaaaaatacattaaaatattttaatattttaaaaattttattagttaatttttttattaattttataaagtgaTTAACTATCTTTCAAAACTTAAATacgttataatatattttttaaaattaaaaaattaattagtaaattattttatattataaaattaagttcactttaatttaaaaaaattaataaattaatttatgtatattaaaaagtaattatttaatttatattttaaataaataaaaaaattattttttagtttatgacgtttaacataattaacacttctatccctctattttggaGACCCAgcacttaagtccctcattttctttttcgtccaaattcgtagtctttccgtccatttaaaccatttggtcaaagagtcaaaagtgagaggtgataatttttttttaaaataactttcTCTCAATgtgaatctttttttttaatattttctccagttgcagaaaggataaaaaaaagaagaagaagaagttgcagaaagggtaataagaagaagaagaaaagttacagaaagggtaggaagaataaaaaaaaaaagggtttgggttttgtgattttgaaatagtgagagttaattttgtcaattcatatgtcccaaacggctattttggacggaaagactatgaatttggacagaaaagaaagtgagggacttaagtgttgaatCGCCAAAATAGATAGATAAaagtattaattacgttaaatctcagggattaaaaaataatttttcttaaataaattaattaatctataaatttaaaaactgaataaattaacATTGTTATActaattttaaagatttattttacCAGTAATAAATTACAAAGAACCAATCATTCAAATaaatactaaattataaatGGAATAAAATAACAGACGAAAatgtagtttttattttattttttaactgaaACCGTTACAGTTGATATTGGATGCTTAcaaatatattttgaaattatataattattttaaaattttataataaaaatggtgttaaatttaataaactgcatataat
Coding sequences within it:
- the LOC110630056 gene encoding transcriptional corepressor LEUNIG_HOMOLOG isoform X4, with product MQMQQLQLMQHRNAQMQRRDPNHPALAGSISAINSEGMMGQPSASVLAMKMYEERIKHPRPMDSESSPALLDANRAALFKSATSHQTQLVPGNSGNISAALQQIQAQTPLTTDIKSEVNLGPTQKSLPMEPSSIYGQAILQSKSGLGGAGLNQGVTGLPLKGWPLTGIDQLRPALGVQMQKPNLQTQNQFLLASQQQQVLAQAQAPSSLGNSSNFGDMDPRRLNQLPRGSLNTKDGHSTRNDGSICSPVQSSSPKMKMAQMQHSSSQQPGQLQQQQGNRKRKQHSSSGAANSTGTGNTVGPSPNSPPSTHTPGDGITTASSLQHVNSVSKGLMMYGPEGTGGLASSSNMLEDMDCFGDIASLDDNVEQFLPHDGGDGSNLYGTLKQSSTEHQKESTKGFTFGEVGCIRTRNSKVTCCHFSSDGKLLASAGHDKKVVLWNMDTLQTENTPEEHKLVITDVRFRPNSSQLATASVDKSVWLWDAANPSYSLHAHTGPTPVMSLDFHPKKTDLFCFSDNDNEIRYFNINPFACTRVSKGGTAQVRFQPRIGHLLAAASDKVVSIFDVETDRQTFTFQQGHSEMVNYICWDANGDILASVSQNLVKIWSLASGECIQEFGSSGNQYHSCVFHPSYSTLLVIGGISSLELWNMAENKSMTISAHDNIISALAQSPVNGMVASASHDTSVKLWK